The following is a genomic window from bacterium.
AATAAATTTAGAGAATTAAATTGTGAACTTATCGGTTTAAGTGTTGACCAGGTTTTTGCACATATTAAATGGGAAGAATGGATAAAAGAAAAGTTTGGAATAGAAATAGAGTTTCCAATTATAGCAGATACAGGAGAAGTTGCCGAAATCCTTGGTTTAATTCATCCTGGAAAAGGAACAAATACAGTAAGAGCAGTTTTTATTGTTGATTCAGAAAGTAAAGTCAGATTAATTTTATATTATCCTCAGGAAGTAGGAAGAAATATAGATGAAATTTTGAGGGTTTTAAATGCATTACAGACAACAGATAAATATAAAGTTGCAACTCCTGCTGACTGGCCAAATAA
Proteins encoded in this region:
- a CDS encoding peroxiredoxin, translating into MEKINRMPLLGDEFPKMKVVTTHGIIDLPDYFKGKWFILFSHPGDFTPVCTTEFVAFQNKYNKFRELNCELIGLSVDQVFAHIKWEEWIKEKFGIEIEFPIIADTGEVAEILGLIHPGKGTNTVRAVFIVDSESKVRLILYYPQEVGRNIDEILRVLNALQTTDKYKVATPADWPNNEIIGSNVIIPPARDVKTAKERLEKSEKGEFKCYDWWFCYKKLK